Genomic DNA from Clavibacter michiganensis:
CCCACCGACCGCGTGCTGCTCGTGGGCAGCGCCGTCGTGGTGGGGCTCCTCGTGCCGGCGCTCGTCTCGGGCGTCGAGGTGTGGATCCCCGCGCTCGCCGCGGCCGTCGTCCTCGCGATCCTCACGGCCGTCCGACGCCGGCGCGTGCTCCGGCTCGGGCTCCTGCCGTGGCAGCTCGTGGTGTTCGCGTCGGGCCTCTTCATCGTGATGGAGGCGGCGCAGTCGCTCGGGCTCACCGCCGTCATGGCCGCGGTCTCCGGGCAGGGCCAGGACGCGGCCGCGCTATTCCGGCTCGCGGGCGTCGCGACGCTGAGCGCCAACGCGGTCGACAACCTGCCGGCCTACCTCGCGCTCGAGCCCGTCGCGGGATCCCCGGAGCGCCTCGTCGCGATCCTCGTGGGCGTCAACGCGGGCCCGCTCATCACGCCGTGGGCCTCGCTCGCGACCCTGCTCTGGCACGAGCGGCTCGTGAGCATGGGGGTCCACATCAAGTGGTCGCGCTACATGCTGCTGGGGCTCGTGGTCGCGCCGCTGACGGTCGGCCTCGCGATGCTCGCGTTCGTGCTCACGCGCTGACCGACCGCTCCCACCTGGCAGGCGACTGGCAGTCTGACCGATCGTGCAGGGACTGACCGATCGGTCGACATAGGCTCTCCGCGTGACCCGCACCCCCCGCGCCTCCGCGAGCGACGAGCTCCGGTCCATCGCCGCCGCCCGATTCGCCCGGGACGGCTTCCAGGCGACGTCGCTCCAGCAGATCGCCGACGAGGCGGGCTACTCGAAGTCGAGCGTGCTCTACCACTTCGCCTCCAAGGAGGCGCTGCTCGACGCGCTCCTCGAGCCGACGATCGACGCGCTCGCCGCGGTCATCGACCGCGCCGACTCCATCCGCGGGGACGAGGACGCCAGGCGCCAGTTCGTCGAGCGCTTCATCGACTTCCTCCTGCTGCACCGGCACGAGGTGGCCCTCTTCATCACGCAGGGCCGCTCGCTCGGGCACCTCGCCGTGATCGAGCGGGCCAACGACCTCGTGCGCGCGCTCGGCGAGACGGCCGGCGCGCTCGACAGCACGCTCGACCAGCTGCGCTTCGGCGTCGCGCTCGGCGGCGC
This window encodes:
- a CDS encoding SLC13 family permease, with the protein product MRTALIGVVLLVVGAVAVATGALPLDDLGVLYERVWPILLFVVAITVVTELASEAGLFTWIAERAAGLGRGRTWALWLATVVLACLCTIFLSLDTTAVLLTPVVVVLARHCGLPPLPFALTTVWLANTASLLLPVSNLTNLLAEHELGGLGPAGFAALTVAPALVAIAVPVLAILVIHRKDLFTRYEVGPPTAPTDRVLLVGSAVVVGLLVPALVSGVEVWIPALAAAVVLAILTAVRRRRVLRLGLLPWQLVVFASGLFIVMEAAQSLGLTAVMAAVSGQGQDAAALFRLAGVATLSANAVDNLPAYLALEPVAGSPERLVAILVGVNAGPLITPWASLATLLWHERLVSMGVHIKWSRYMLLGLVVAPLTVGLAMLAFVLTR
- a CDS encoding TetR/AcrR family transcriptional regulator — its product is MTRTPRASASDELRSIAAARFARDGFQATSLQQIADEAGYSKSSVLYHFASKEALLDALLEPTIDALAAVIDRADSIRGDEDARRQFVERFIDFLLLHRHEVALFITQGRSLGHLAVIERANDLVRALGETAGALDSTLDQLRFGVALGGAAYILAASDDWSTNEPLPDDEIRAALVVVVGELLAPLGTRSA